Proteins from one Candidatus Omnitrophota bacterium genomic window:
- a CDS encoding Na/Pi symporter, giving the protein MGAAFKGFGKGFAESLIATTANPFIGLFIGILATSIVQSSSTTTSIVVGMVASGVMTISNAVPIVMGANIGTTVTGMLVAIGHINRKEEFKKAVTGTGVHDFFNLVCVCILFPLEVAFGFLSKTAALMAKIFSNVGGIKFTSPIKIITQPLIHLIDGLIEKLNIPSHAHYILLLIISIIILFSALYFIVKIMRSLVMQRAEIVLNNVLGKHAVLAIIVGTILTAVVQSSSITTSLLVPLMAAGILTVEMAFPITMGANIGTTVTAMLASFATGNIAAITVAFTHFLFNIIGVFIIYPIKRIRAIPIFLAKKLGQLASIKRRYVIFYVLIMFFALPGLLIFISRVLK; this is encoded by the coding sequence ATGGGCGCAGCTTTTAAAGGCTTTGGTAAGGGTTTTGCCGAAAGCTTAATCGCAACCACTGCCAATCCTTTTATCGGGTTGTTTATCGGAATTCTGGCTACCAGCATAGTCCAAAGTTCATCAACCACCACCTCAATTGTTGTCGGCATGGTTGCCTCGGGAGTTATGACTATATCCAACGCGGTCCCAATAGTTATGGGAGCCAATATCGGCACTACCGTAACCGGAATGCTAGTTGCAATCGGCCATATCAACCGCAAAGAAGAATTCAAAAAAGCCGTAACTGGAACTGGAGTGCATGACTTTTTTAATCTTGTCTGTGTATGCATACTTTTTCCGCTTGAGGTAGCTTTTGGCTTTTTAAGCAAAACTGCTGCTCTGATGGCTAAAATTTTTAGTAATGTCGGCGGCATTAAATTTACTAGCCCAATTAAAATCATCACTCAACCTTTAATACATCTAATTGACGGCCTAATTGAAAAATTAAACATTCCCAGCCATGCCCACTACATATTGCTTCTAATTATTTCAATTATAATTCTTTTTTCAGCCCTCTACTTCATTGTAAAAATCATGCGCTCGCTGGTAATGCAAAGAGCTGAGATTGTACTTAATAATGTTTTAGGTAAACATGCTGTCTTGGCTATAATCGTTGGAACTATTCTTACCGCCGTCGTCCAAAGTTCATCAATCACCACTTCTTTGCTAGTTCCGCTGATGGCAGCCGGGATACTAACTGTTGAAATGGCATTTCCGATAACCATGGGAGCCAACATCGGCACTACGGTAACCGCTATGCTTGCTTCCTTTGCTACCGGAAACATCGCAGCAATTACCGTTGCCTTTACCCATTTTCTTTTTAACATTATTGGAGTTTTCATAATTTACCCGATAAAACGAATACGGGCTATACCGATATTTTTAGCTAAAAAATTAGGCCAGCTGGCTTCAATAAAAAGAAGATATGTTATCTTCTATGTCTTAATCATGTTTTTTGCTCTACCGGGTCTATTAATTTTTATTTCCCGGGTGTTGAAATGA
- the pyrE gene encoding orotate phosphoribosyltransferase has product MSERQQLLSLLKKEAFLKKRVKLASGKISNFYIDVRKVSLSPKGVYLISRLAFNLIKKDSIQAIGGPTLGADPIVSGVCLLAYKRNKKLKGFLIRKTPKKHGRQKLVEGQDLKSGMKVVIVDDVATSGGSLIKSIEILKQERIKVVKALVVVDREEGATENLAALNCPLVSLFRKSDFL; this is encoded by the coding sequence ATGAGCGAGAGACAACAACTGCTTTCTTTATTAAAAAAGGAGGCTTTTCTTAAAAAAAGAGTTAAGCTAGCCTCCGGCAAGATAAGCAATTTTTATATTGATGTAAGAAAGGTATCCCTAAGCCCTAAGGGAGTCTATTTAATTTCTCGGCTTGCTTTTAACTTGATAAAAAAAGATTCAATTCAGGCGATCGGTGGTCCAACCTTGGGAGCTGATCCGATTGTTAGCGGTGTATGCCTGCTTGCTTATAAGCGTAACAAGAAATTAAAAGGATTCTTAATTCGCAAAACTCCCAAAAAACATGGCCGTCAGAAGTTAGTTGAAGGTCAAGACTTAAAAAGCGGCATGAAGGTGGTTATTGTTGATGATGTCGCTACCAGCGGCGGTTCATTGATTAAGTCAATTGAAATTTTAAAACAGGAGAGAATAAAAGTAGTAAAAGCTCTGGTTGTGGTCGATCGTGAAGAAGGCGCAACCGAAAACCTCGC